AGTAGGTTCTCACACTTGAGATCGAAATGGACGATATTTTTCCCATGCAAATATTCCATGCCAAATGCAGCATCCATGGCCAATATAACCCTTTTGCGGCGATCAATTGTCCTATGCAGTTCCTATAAGATTAGAATTTGGATATGGGAGAAATAAGAAATCAAACTGTTCTTCGATCAAACAAGCAGTACCTGTCTTTTTTCCTCAGGAATTGTTTGAGAGACCCATTGACCATAAACTCGGTAACAGTCGCTAAGCTTCCATCAGGACCATCACGAACAACACCATAAAATGAAACTACATTTGGATGATGAAGCGAGCTCAGGATCTGAGCTTCTTTCCAGAAATCCGCTATCTGCAAATAAATCAGAACTTGAGGCGTTTTCCATGAGACCAAACCATTACCACAGCGAACCTATAAACATTTTCtcaaaaaaaatcatgaacataaACCATCTTTATTATACTATTagtatctatacccctatatagtgtgcgaataactttgaaagttggtcgttggatgaagccaatccgacggtacagagatggcaaatccgagcactactggccgttggatatcatctacattccaccagattctgccacatatacaatctagaagactccatggttgaacttaagcataatgcacaaacttCAAAACACAAgtacttctcctttgttctctagaatcttccatatcttaattgcccaaactttttttttctaaatgaatgtcactttttgtttttactttatgctttacaatgcacaattccatgaatcttaaaatagattttttttataaaactaattgattttgggtgagatgaactataagaattaaacaaacatctacatcatgcatatatgactcaaaacttacatgctatagtgtggtatttattcataatttggttaccaaatctcatgcgtgcaatgcacgtgtaccttactagtatatACAGGCAGCCAAGGCTTCCATTACTTTTTTACTTGAGAAAAGGAACCTATCCACAGCCACTTTTTTTCTACGGAACATGAAATTACTCCAGTATTAGATGAGTAGAGGTAAGAGGTTTTGACCCTGAAATAGGTAAAGAGAAATTTTGCTATGCTGCCAATCCTTAAGTCGACAACTAACAAGGAAATAAAGCATACCAAGCGCTCTCTCTCGGATGGCCTTCCGTCAAAGCAACTAGCTTTTATTCTTTTGATGGCAACATCACATCCCCTCCATTTACCATGAAAGACTGACCCATAAGTACCCGAACCAAGCTCTCTGATTTCCTCCAGATCATCATTTTTTATAGTCTGCATGAACACAAAAGTATAAATAGGACATAAGCTAAAAATAAATAGGACCACACATCAAGAGATCAGCAAGTGACCTGTAATCCTTTAGACAAGGCTTCAGCTTCAGCGGGTGTAGATTCGATCCCAGAACTTTTGTGCTGGTCGCAGCTTCCATGCACATCAGGGTCCTGATCTCCATCAGTATTCTGCAGATGAAAGGATTTGAGTGGAGAGCATTAGGTAGTTTAATGCTTAATGTGTTTGTTCAAGTATTACTCACAGCAGACGTTACCTCGTCAAACTTCTTTCCATCATTGTCATTATCACAAACAGGTGAATTTGCAGGACGAGCATCTGGCTGAACCTCTACTGGCTTCTCAGACTCTTCCAGTGCGGCCTTTTTAACAGAGGCAACAAACTCTGGAAGGATATTTAATCTGGTCTCCGATATATCCCCAAACTGCTGCAATGCTACAGCTCCACCATCATGTTCTGTAGGTTTGCCCCGTTGGAGATCAACTCCAACATTGTGAACCAAGGTGCTAGGGTCACTTGCAGCGTGTGAAGGTTTTGTTTCAATCACATTTTGAGTGTGCCTTTCATCATCTGCTCCTTCAAATTTCTTTGCTGTGTTAATGTCCATCCTGGACAAATGATCAGCAAGGGGTACCGCAGCAACAGATACCTTACCATCAAGCGGTGCTAGCATGGGTCCAGCGGATGCTCTTTCAGGAAAAAATTCTACCAATGGAGCTCCAGGTTGCTGCTGGACTGATTCTGGGGCAAAGAAAGGCTGAACATACTGAGCAGTATTTGGACCTGACCGAGGACCAAGGGAAGAAGGGTTTTCAACAACGGCAGGAATATCATGTCCAACGATTCTATATGGTATGTTGCCATTGGGTGAAGGCCATGGATTTGGGACTCGGTCATATGCAGGCATACCAGGAATCCTTGGACTAACATCACCTGTGTTTCTGACAAAGTTGGAGTTGATGCTCCCATTTGGGATCGGCAGGTGTGGTGATTCATATGATGAGCCCGTGTGAACAGGGCTGCTTGCTCTCCTTCTCATGGATTGAAGTGGCGGCAAGTTCTGCTGCATTTGGTAAAAGGTATCACCACCATATGTTGAAGTATGGCTGTAATGCTGGCCTGTCGATTCTTCAAAACCTGATGTCTGGACATAGGAGCCACTACTTACAACTTGTTGGTTATGATATGCATCATTGATATGCTCGCCACTGCCATGATAATAGTGGGGACTTTCATGGCTTGAGCGACTGTGAGATGttgaatgcatgtcatagactttGCTGGGTGCAAATGCAGAATTAGCTGAGTTGCTATCAGCGTACGGATCCATCACTCTACCATTAGGAGGCAGATTCAACCTTGGATCCTCATAACGTTGATGGCTTTGGTTGGGATGCACATGCCAAGATCTATCATGAGAATGTGATTCATTGTAGAACATGGGAGGGTGACCACCAGTTTGCTCTTTCACATAAATACCATTTTCCAGTCTAACATCTTGGCCTACAACATAATGCTCACCAGGACGACCATAATCTGGACGCGGATTAGCAGGGTGAGCAGAATACTCATTCGCCATGCTCGATTGATCAAAATGTTGTTGGACTGGCCTCCAACGGGGATCCATATAACGAGGATCACTCACTGAACCTTGACCCTTCTGGAATGACGAACGGGAGTCATATACACTGTTTCCATCCAAGAAATTGCCGGAGCGGCCCAAATTCCCTGGGAAGCCAGCATTTTGCTGAATTACAGCACCAGGTGGAAGCCAGACCAAGTTATCCACATGTGGCGGTGACTGCGCCTCGTAATGCCGATATTTTGGTGATTGCCTCACAAAGTCATCAGGAATCCTCTCATCAAAGTCCTCTGCTCCAACTTGAAACCTTGCAGATGATGGTGAAATGGGAAAATCCCTTGGATCAGGCACACCATACTGCCCCGGAGAGATATATGCAGGGCTCCAAGGAGAATCCATCTCCGCATACCGCTGATTATGTGAGGCACGAGGAACATTCAAATGCCGCAGGCCAGCAATATCAGGAATTCCTGACTCATTACCTCCGATGCCAAAAAGCTGCTCCACTGATACAGGAGATGAAGGTGACCTCATGTCACCAAGGCTATTAAGCGCATCGACATACCTCCTCTCTGTCTCCCGCTCATCCCCATGGTAATGCACAGCTGCTGACGCAGCCTCATCATCCAGGTGCTGCGAGAATAAGAAGACCCTGAGCCGAGTGAACCCCTCTCCAGCAGCAATGAGCTTGTCATACTCCTCCATCATGTTCaccacatcatcatcattaacaacCGAGACAAGTGCATCAAGATCCTCATCAGGCTGCTGGTACTTGATGATGTCGGCATCGTCATAGAGCTCCCGCATCCGCGCCGCCAGGTCGGAGTaagatatgtcgcggggcagcaTGACGATCCTGGTGTCGCCGCCGACGTAGCGGAGACGGCCGTCGAGCGGGCGGGGCAGGATGCTGCCTCCGAAGCTGCAGAGGAACTTGGCCATGCGCGGTGCCCCGTCAGCCTCGGTGCTGCTGGCTGCAGAGGCAGCAGATGGCGCCATGTGTGGCGAGACTGAGTAATCAAGCTGGCTTGAGTTGGATCGGCGCCAGGGCCAAGTACATGAGACGATTGCCAATCCACCAGTCCCAACCAGCTGCTCGTGTTGGCCCCTTCCTGTCGATAGAAAAAATACCGAAATTAGTAGTCCACAGACCAAAGATTTGGCACCTTCCATCCATCATCAGACAAATAAAGACATGAAATCGGACAATTTCAGACAGATTTCGCCAATAACACCTCAGATCAGCCCCTCACCGTCAGACAAACGACAAAATTCTTTCCTAAAAAAAGAATGAGCCGGGGGGGCAATTTCGAAGAATGCGTTGGAGCAGACCAGAATGATTTGCCCGCAAAATCCGAATTCGAAATCTCAAAACAGAATCTACCTGGACCGGAAAATTCCCCAACGGAATTCCCCACCGATCTTGGCCAGATAAAAACAGAAACTCGTTCCGTTTCCTCCCCCCGAAACAGACGGGAAGGAACTAACTTCCAAAAAAACAGGAGAAAACCAGCCGATTGTTCGTGTTGGAGGGAGgaagagagggagaggagggaGTGAGGGGATGCTGCTCCGTACCTGCCCCTGGTACGATCCTGGGCTCCCGGGGTCGGCTGAGCAAGCGGGCAGCCGACTTGGGTTCCGGGCGGCGGTGCGGTTGCGCTTTAGGGGCGGGAAAGGGGAGGCGACGAGAGGGGGGGGAGGAGGCGCCCTCCGGATTTGCGGTGGGGAAGTGAGGGATGGGGAGGGGGAAGGCGTGGTGGTGGTGTTGGCTGGGTTGGGGGATTCGGGGCGCGCGGATATTCGCTGGCTCTAGGTATCACGCCGTCAGCGCGGGGgccatcgccggcgccgccgcccacgcgggactcgtcggcgtcggcgtcaggTGTGGAAGGAAGGGAAGGGGATGGGCTGGTGTCGTGTGGAGGCGGGCCGCCCGTGCGGGTGCGGCGCGCTACGTGTGGTGGTGGGACGGGAGGGAGGGAAGGGAATGTGGTTTGTTTGCGGCTTGCGCGGACGGGGGAGAGAGAGCCAGAGCCAGAGAGGAGGCGCGGCGCCGGGCCACTCGGGTTGGGCCTGGGGGGATTCCTAGCGGCTCGGGATTTGCGGTGGAGGCGCGGCGGGGCGGCACGTGTGGCGTGATTCTGTTCCGTTTGTGATGACGCGACCCCCGCCCCTCCCGGTTTTATATCGTACCAAGCGAGTTGTGTTCATCGGTTGGGCACTTGGGATTGCCTTGCTTCCTGAGTGCTTCCGCGCCGTCCGTTGCCTGCACGGCAGGGAGTGTCCACGCACGCAAGTATAACAACCAGTCCGGTCCAGTCCAGTGGTTACTTGGTCATCACCTCGACCAGCCGAACGATCTCCATGTGTTTTCCTCGAGTTGCACTGCTTGTCAACTCGGCCATTAATCGATCAGTCCAACTTCCCAACCCAAGGTGCGCCGCAATTGGTTGCCCTGGGGAGCTTCCCGTGTACCGAGTCTCGGCCGGATCGGATCACGCCTGCTGACAGAGCCGAGCCGATCCGATCTGATCGTGTCAGCATTTTTTCACTCTCACGGTCACGGCAGCTGGCCGGAGATGGAGAGGGGCGGGCAGGCAACATGAAGGAGCGAGACCGCCGGCCGGACCAAAGTTCAGCGCACGACCGGCCCACCGACCATCGACTCCTGGACTAGGAGGTATAGCTAGCAGATCAGATCATCCGTAACTTTCACCCGGTCCAATATGCTGGAGACCGAGAATCCATATGAGAATATTGTAGTACATAGTGGCCATGAGAGTTTCTGGAAGCCGGACATGCACGGCCGAACGGAATATATTCCCTTCATCAGGGTTGCACGCATGATCAGATCGACGGCCGCATGGCGCATCGATGCTGCTATTTTTCATCTCTCAAACAAAAAGGGGGAAAGTGCACTGCTGCCACTGCAGAAAAGAACACTGAACAAAAAATAGATTATCGGCCAGACAAAAATGTGACCTATCCTCATCTCATTCTGTTCTACGTACGTACTGTGCCGTCCATGTCTATGGAGATATCTTCTTTAATTACGACACTACACtgctttttttctttttgttgttATAACTGTTTGCACGTTGCTATTGAAAATTACAGCACATAATTGATAagctttttttttttgagggaatgattGGTTAACTTCTGTGGGAGTGGGGCCAATTTGTCGAAATACGGATAGATTATGCTCACAGGCACAGGATTTGGACTAATCACACTGACTCGTAGCCAAAAAAATGCTCACAGGTTGATGATTCAAAGACACGTCAAAAAAATCCGACATAATATGTACATAGGTTTATGCCTCCCTATACAGGTAAAAGGCATTACGTCTTTGGTTGAGATATTTATTCCCTCAAGGGAGTACAATGGTGAGTAAAATCTGTTTTTTTTAGCATCGAAGATGTTTGAGTGTGCTAAGAATGTCCAAAATTTCATAGCCAACTGACATTTGAGGAGCTATcggcaaaacaaaacaaaaatctAGAGCCCATGAAATTTTGCACGCTCCTAGTGCACTCGAGCTTCTTTGATATGAAAAAACTAAGTTTTTCCGAAAATTATTGTTCGCCGGGATTACCTATTCTTTGATCAGTTTAAATCCCAAAGTCCTCTCGTGGTAATTGTACTCCAAACTCCAAAAATGGAGCACCTGAAAGTGGCATACTTTCTCTTCATGGTCTTTCGACGGCGGTTAGTGTCGGTAAATTTTATCATTAGTTAATGGAATGAGGTGAATCATGTACCTTTGCTTAGAAAAAATAAAGCACACAAAAAAGGAGGTAAATAGGAGGCAGAAGTTTGGTCTATGAGTGTATCTACAACCTATATGCAAAAAAAAAGTAGTAATTAAATAAAAAGTCAAAAAATctgaaatatttttgaaataaacttGACCTTCCACTGTAATTGTGAAAAAAAAATCCACATAAAGAAAACCCCGCCTTGACTTCTTTTCAAAGAAGCAAATTTTCAGTCAAAATAGTGTGAATAGTGCCTCTAAATTGTGCTTTTTTTGCCCTGAAGTCAGCGATGGTTCTGTTGTTGTGAAATTTTATATACTAGTGCAAAAGAAAGTCAATTTCATATTCTAAAAAACTTCTTAACTATTTTGACTTTTATGTGATAATTTTAAATAAAAAAATCACATATAGGCTGTTGTATCTACAACCAGGAACCAAGAGATATTTCCCACAGATATCACTTGAGTAACAGAGCACAGGTACGTCGCTATCTATCAACACGAGCATTTTGCGGATTTCTCTGTGTGTGTGCCAAGAAATGCACCTGTACGCTTCTCCAAAATTGCCCATGGCTCGCGTGATTTTTTTCCAGCCTCGGCAAAAACGTACAGCATGTGCCCAGTTGTACACGCAGAAGGTGCCATCCTTAAAAGAAAGGAACCcctcccctcaaaaaaaaaaaaaggcaCCCCTAGCGTAAAAATTCCGCGATCTTGCAACTCGCCGACTGCGCTGCTTCCGATCGAGCTGTGCCGTGAACAAACACCGGGGAGCCGAGGCCATGATCGACCGGGGCCGGGACCATCGCCGCGGCCGACACACGGGTACACGGCGAGGTCGGCAGATTCCTCTCGTCGGCCGGCGTCGGGTGGGGGCTGCCGTTGTGTACGTGGTTGCTCTTGCGCGGACGGAGGTCCCTGCGGTCGACACGCCGCGCCGGGGCCACGGCCGTCTTCGTCTTCGTCTCCGTCCGTACGCGATCTCCGTCGCCACGCACCGCACGCGCCTTGGTCGTACCACAGCGACGATCTATGCCCGTCCGTTCCCTGCACGTCAGGGCGTGTCCACGCACGAAACGAGTCACGCACCAGCTGCTTGCAGGGCAGCTCCCTCGTCCACCCGTAAGTAATGGTCAGCTCCACCGAGGCTTTTCTTCCTCAAGTTGTCAACCCCGCCATTACTCCATTGATCCACTAACCCAGTTCGTGCCACCTGCATCTAGTTACGCACACGGCCGTGCACTTGCACACTTGCATTGCCGCCCTGCAGAGAGAGCGTCGGGCGTACCAGGCGGTCCAGCAGTTTCTTCCCGGATCGCATTCAATTCATGAACCCATCGTGTCATTCCGTTCACTGTTGCTACAACTGGAGATGGATCGAGAGAGGCAACGACCAGCGAGCTGGCGAGACCGACCGGACGTCGTTTTAGGCGTCCACGTCACGAAAATTCAACCGGAGACCGACGCCCAGCCACTCCAGCTACTAGCAGACCAATGGCAGCGACTGATCGGAAAAGCAGCCGCAGTTAAGTTCGGCCGGCTGGGTGGCTGGCTAGCTTGAGAATTGAGATCAGCAACTTGTACATGCATATGCTCCACATATTCGACGGGACGTAAATATATATGCTCCACATATTATACACCGGGATTTATCAGGTAGGGTAGAGAGATGGCACCGGAAATTCCCAATAATATAGACAGGATGAGAGTAGTTTTAACTTTTAAGTTTTTATTGGGAATATGCTAGTACAAAGGAAAGGAAAGTATAGGTGACGCGAGTTTTCAAACTGGCCATGCAGAATATGTTCTCGTCATGCGGTTTTGGAGCGAGCTAGCTAGGCGCATCGATCCAGCTTGAtctctccaaaaagggccgaTATAAAGGCATTGTTGTTTCCACTGAAAGAGAAGTGCCCTCAAAATACATTATCGGCCAGCGAAAATATGGTCTGGCCTCATCTCACTCTGGCGCACATTCAGTGCCGTCAATATCCTTAGAGATATCTTTCTTTAGTTAGGACGACATTGCTCTTTTTGTTGAAGCATTTAGAACATTGCTATCGAAAAAGTACGGTATGACATTAAGTAAGTTCAGTGGGGAGCCCCAGCCCCATAGCATTCCTCCTCTGCCGTAAGAGCATCTACGGCCGGGCACCCCAAATCTTCTTCAAATACCAGGACGGCTTATCCGGTCACTGTCCGCCGTAAAATTTTGACCCACACGCCCTCCTCAAACGCCCGGCCTGACCGGCACCcttcatatccagcccaaatatgggggcGGATATGGGGTGCCCCGGACACGCCTGGGCGCATTCGCCTGACAAGCCCGGCACATCACTACCCCGCATATATCCTATCCGATGAACCCTAGACCCCAGTCCACTCTACTCTCTCTATCCTCTCCTCTTCCTAATCCGTCCTCTCCTCTTCCCACTCTGGTCCATGGCCGGCGGCCGCAGTGGCTCCGGCTCCAACGGCGATGGGAGCGACTTGCTCTATGCCGCTCCCGTCTAAATCAGGGCGGCAACAACAGTGGGAGCTCACGGAGTGTCGCGCCGCCCCCCTTCGCCCGTCGTCGCAGTGCGGGCGACGTTGCCGGGCCCTCCTGTCCGACGCGCAGCACTGATCGGAGCGCCGCCTCCGCCCCACTCCAAGTACGCCGCCCCACCGCCACCCCGTCCATTCAACCTCCTGAGAGGGTCCACGGGCACCGTTGGGTGCTGCCCTCGCCGGCGCCGGGTCGGGCGAGGACGCCCGAGTCTGAGGCGCGGGCAGCTCGGCGTGAGCGGCAACGCGCGAGGAAGGCCATGGCGAACGCGTCGGCGACGTGGCGGGCACTCGCGCGCGCGCCAGTCAACCCCGAGGACGCGCTCATTGCGTCTGTCCTCCGGCGGTCCCTGACAACGGCGGAGACGGATGcgcggcggctgcggctgcggTGGCAGAATGCCAAAGCGCTCCGCCTCACTATTGAGCTCTCGAAGCGCGAGGTGTCGGCGAAGGCGACGAAGGAGGCAAAGGC
The sequence above is a segment of the Aegilops tauschii subsp. strangulata cultivar AL8/78 chromosome 6, Aet v6.0, whole genome shotgun sequence genome. Coding sequences within it:
- the LOC109772380 gene encoding uncharacterized protein gives rise to the protein MAPSAASAASSTEADGAPRMAKFLCSFGGSILPRPLDGRLRYVGGDTRIVMLPRDISYSDLAARMRELYDDADIIKYQQPDEDLDALVSVVNDDDVVNMMEEYDKLIAAGEGFTRLRVFLFSQHLDDEAASAAVHYHGDERETERRYVDALNSLGDMRSPSSPVSVEQLFGIGGNESGIPDIAGLRHLNVPRASHNQRYAEMDSPWSPAYISPGQYGVPDPRDFPISPSSARFQVGAEDFDERIPDDFVRQSPKYRHYEAQSPPHVDNLVWLPPGAVIQQNAGFPGNLGRSGNFLDGNSVYDSRSSFQKGQGSVSDPRYMDPRWRPVQQHFDQSSMANEYSAHPANPRPDYGRPGEHYVVGQDVRLENGIYVKEQTGGHPPMFYNESHSHDRSWHVHPNQSHQRYEDPRLNLPPNGRVMDPYADSNSANSAFAPSKVYDMHSTSHSRSSHESPHYYHGSGEHINDAYHNQQVVSSGSYVQTSGFEESTGQHYSHTSTYGGDTFYQMQQNLPPLQSMRRRASSPVHTGSSYESPHLPIPNGSINSNFVRNTGDVSPRIPGMPAYDRVPNPWPSPNGNIPYRIVGHDIPAVVENPSSLGPRSGPNTAQYVQPFFAPESVQQQPGAPLVEFFPERASAGPMLAPLDGKVSVAAVPLADHLSRMDINTAKKFEGADDERHTQNVIETKPSHAASDPSTLVHNVGVDLQRGKPTEHDGGAVALQQFGDISETRLNILPEFVASVKKAALEESEKPVEVQPDARPANSPVCDNDNDGKKFDENTDGDQDPDVHGSCDQHKSSGIESTPAEAEALSKGLQTIKNDDLEEIRELGSGTYGSVFHGKWRGCDVAIKRIKASCFDGRPSERERLIADFWKEAQILSSLHHPNVVSFYGVVRDGPDGSLATVTEFMVNGSLKQFLRKKDRTIDRRKRVILAMDAAFGMEYLHGKNIVHFDLKCENLLVNMRDPQRPICKIGDLGLSKVKQHTLVSGGVRGTLPWMAPELLSGKSDMVSEKIDVYSFGIVMWELLTGDDPYSDMRAAEIIGGIVNNSLRPQIPSWCDPEWKSLMEGSWAGEPAQRPSFTEISQRLRKMAAAMNVK